From one Caldithrix abyssi DSM 13497 genomic stretch:
- a CDS encoding IS1634 family transposase, producing the protein MFVKEVIKKNKGYDKVFVYHQLVESYRTEKGPRQRKLLNLGKLTIPKDQWKTLANRIEEIVSGQASLIEVDEQIEQLAQQYASLLIQNKLKQKKIEEKQSPTETETIFTASVKFRDARSIGSEYIGLTMLRKLKFNEILKKLGFNEKDIKLAELLIVGRMVHPSSEWATLRWVKKQSAIDELLDLDLSRLSHNKLYRITDQLLEHKDKIENGLVEQERLLFSLQEKIILYDLTNTYFESSRTSELKARGRSKDKRYDMPLVTLGLVLDEDGFPKESRLFSGNVSEPETLSKILDTIGGKARKLIILDAGIATEENLKLITKRGHDYLVVSRSKPEIEIEENAFKQINHDQPHKVEAYLYRKDKELYLYCRSASRQKKEEAIRQFHQQRFEAELKYAAESLHKKRGTKKYSKVLERIGRIKERHAKVAYFYDITVEHHNGIVTEISWKIKDEQKMDDRFSGTYYLRTSRLDLTDRQIWQLYISLTDVEDGFRSLKSELGLRPNFHQKDKRIEGHIFISILAFHVLISLQKQLHDAGVYHRWSTIRELLSVQQRVSVEMKTQKGDLLVIRDTTEPEAIHYLMAQALKIKPKPLGSKKIRV; encoded by the coding sequence ATGTTTGTTAAAGAAGTCATAAAAAAGAATAAAGGGTACGACAAGGTCTTCGTTTACCATCAACTCGTCGAATCATATCGTACCGAAAAAGGACCAAGGCAAAGAAAATTGCTCAACCTGGGCAAACTTACCATTCCTAAAGACCAATGGAAAACACTGGCCAATCGCATCGAAGAGATCGTAAGCGGACAGGCTTCGCTGATCGAAGTGGACGAGCAAATTGAACAATTAGCCCAGCAATATGCCTCACTTTTAATTCAAAACAAACTAAAACAAAAAAAGATAGAAGAAAAACAAAGCCCAACGGAAACCGAAACCATTTTTACGGCTTCTGTCAAATTCAGAGATGCTCGTAGTATAGGAAGCGAATACATCGGTTTGACGATGTTAAGAAAACTTAAGTTCAATGAAATTTTAAAAAAGCTGGGCTTTAATGAGAAGGATATTAAACTGGCCGAACTGTTGATCGTTGGACGTATGGTGCACCCTTCAAGCGAATGGGCGACCTTACGCTGGGTCAAAAAGCAAAGCGCCATTGATGAGCTTTTAGATTTAGACCTTTCAAGACTTTCTCACAATAAACTTTATCGAATTACGGATCAATTATTAGAACATAAGGACAAAATCGAAAATGGTTTGGTAGAGCAAGAACGACTGTTATTTTCTTTGCAGGAAAAGATCATCCTGTACGATTTAACCAATACATATTTTGAGAGCAGCCGTACCAGCGAGCTCAAGGCTCGCGGACGCAGTAAAGACAAGCGTTACGATATGCCCCTGGTGACTTTAGGCCTGGTATTGGATGAGGATGGATTCCCCAAGGAGAGTCGTCTTTTCTCCGGCAATGTTTCAGAGCCCGAGACTTTGTCTAAAATTCTCGATACGATTGGCGGCAAAGCCAGGAAATTAATTATTTTAGATGCCGGGATTGCCACAGAAGAGAATTTGAAACTGATCACAAAGCGTGGACACGACTATCTGGTTGTCTCACGCAGTAAACCGGAAATTGAGATCGAAGAAAATGCTTTTAAGCAGATTAATCACGATCAACCCCATAAAGTGGAAGCCTATCTTTACCGTAAGGATAAGGAGCTTTATTTATACTGTCGCAGCGCCTCAAGGCAAAAGAAAGAGGAAGCCATTCGACAATTTCATCAGCAGCGCTTTGAGGCGGAGTTGAAGTATGCGGCGGAAAGTTTACACAAGAAACGAGGCACCAAGAAATATTCCAAGGTTTTAGAACGCATTGGCCGCATAAAGGAACGTCATGCAAAGGTGGCCTATTTTTATGATATTACGGTTGAGCACCATAATGGTATCGTAACAGAGATCAGCTGGAAGATAAAAGACGAGCAAAAGATGGATGATCGATTTTCCGGCACATATTATTTGCGGACGAGTCGTCTGGATTTAACAGATCGCCAGATCTGGCAACTCTACATCAGTTTAACGGATGTGGAGGATGGATTTCGCTCGTTGAAGAGTGAGTTAGGCTTAAGGCCTAATTTTCACCAGAAGGATAAGCGCATTGAGGGGCATATTTTCATTTCGATTTTAGCCTTTCATGTATTGATAAGTCTTCAAAAACAATTACATGATGCCGGCGTTTATCATCGCTGGTCAACCATTCGTGAATTACTTTCCGTACAGCAGCGCGTAAGCGTTGAGATGAAAACGCAGAAAGGAGATTTATTAGTCATAAGAGATACGACCGAGCCGGAAGCGATCCATTATTTAATGGCGCAGGCATTGAAGATCAAGCCCAAGCCATTAGGCAGTAAAAAGATAAGAGTTTGA
- a CDS encoding T9SS type A sorting domain-containing protein: MIRFVAQLFIFFLPLFSLFSQPLLVNVENSPSTFLQTNPKAWKVNGQEILVSWDDYRQGIITVYGQYLTSDLQFVGKNTPIYGNDNILAINDSTFLAIEQIEKEVDYGGFYITHVTYSGAVYQNHFPLSDPRILFGYTGDACGMGWPEFFFTFLPFNDHFLKIISSDYLSIFYYDFLVNTVRTVEYPDSFPLIVEMEGQAFKHTYWLAGLNDFWKNYQQDSLKLNVFLFDERDSLLKQSTLENFGAITDLGSDYNILEYSIIRTVKLNDSTALLGYWLPETGTIYLFTLDDRAALLKRQTIEIEVDENFYAHDFSLKKGNDGSMLAHLSAIKYVNSQYEKWNYFYYGDSLGNFNGDSFKTSAIFKTLKSTDFIYLKENEFLAVKNINYDIYLSQLEGDREIQSFKINDDSTGSNEDVCGIVVDTDENYLVIYKDEEKRSGRKVVDNQVTPDQPEVTLYGSKGAFFKNGDFLNFWVKQHAIGYTLFNADLSVIKSDTLFYSKKYSIKSVNGFVKSDSNFIMAYTVNTDLYLKEINLDGEILKSYHGQCAYEDDLQITSSGGGEFWVYTSWSAQKFSHDLQALTNKIDLSANLYLVSPSSHYLVKDKTTYLSRGIILKEQDTIAVEKELAPYGRAFQCVNIDADHFASIFVEESKLKFRLFNWEGHFIAEKTAPVDSTYFSHVKKFQCVVHDSLLYLAWSNTSLDVTGYNVYAYTMPVDFVTDIKNSAAIPQTTILVNNYPNPFNAETTFEIKLPGNGLTTVTIFNVLGKKVKTLIKNGYRERSFKLRWNGKNDLDMPVSSGVYICQVQYKGQVAHKKLILLK, translated from the coding sequence ATGATTCGGTTCGTAGCGCAATTATTTATCTTTTTCCTGCCGTTATTTTCACTCTTCAGTCAACCCCTTTTAGTTAATGTGGAAAATTCCCCATCCACCTTTCTGCAAACCAATCCTAAAGCATGGAAGGTAAATGGGCAGGAAATTCTCGTAAGCTGGGATGACTACCGTCAGGGTATTATAACCGTTTACGGGCAGTATTTAACAAGTGATTTACAATTTGTTGGAAAAAATACGCCCATCTATGGGAATGATAATATTCTTGCGATTAATGACTCGACCTTTTTAGCGATCGAGCAAATCGAGAAAGAAGTCGATTATGGTGGATTTTATATCACCCATGTGACTTACAGTGGAGCCGTCTATCAAAATCACTTTCCGTTATCCGATCCCAGAATATTATTTGGATATACCGGCGATGCGTGCGGAATGGGCTGGCCGGAATTTTTCTTTACCTTTTTGCCGTTTAATGACCACTTTTTAAAAATTATTTCATCAGACTATTTATCAATTTTTTATTATGATTTTTTAGTCAATACTGTGCGTACCGTTGAATATCCGGACAGTTTTCCCCTCATCGTCGAAATGGAAGGCCAGGCTTTTAAACATACGTACTGGCTGGCGGGATTAAATGATTTCTGGAAAAATTACCAGCAGGATTCCCTTAAACTCAATGTGTTTTTATTTGATGAACGCGATTCATTGCTTAAACAAAGCACATTAGAAAATTTTGGGGCGATTACCGATCTGGGTTCGGATTATAACATTCTGGAATATTCAATCATTCGAACCGTGAAATTAAATGATTCCACCGCGCTGCTGGGATATTGGCTGCCCGAGACCGGAACGATATATCTCTTTACACTGGATGATCGAGCCGCGCTCTTGAAGCGACAAACGATTGAAATCGAAGTGGATGAAAACTTCTACGCCCATGACTTTTCTCTCAAAAAAGGAAACGATGGTTCCATGCTGGCCCATCTTTCCGCCATAAAATATGTTAATTCTCAATACGAAAAATGGAATTATTTTTATTATGGAGACTCACTGGGAAATTTTAACGGCGATTCTTTTAAAACTTCCGCCATTTTTAAAACCTTAAAATCAACGGACTTTATTTACCTGAAAGAAAATGAATTCCTGGCTGTAAAAAATATAAATTATGATATCTATCTAAGCCAATTAGAAGGAGACCGGGAAATCCAGAGTTTCAAGATCAATGACGATTCAACAGGCAGCAATGAGGACGTTTGCGGTATTGTAGTGGATACGGATGAAAATTACCTGGTGATTTACAAAGACGAGGAAAAACGCAGCGGCCGCAAGGTGGTTGACAACCAGGTAACACCCGACCAGCCAGAAGTTACGCTGTACGGCTCGAAAGGAGCTTTTTTTAAAAACGGTGATTTCCTCAATTTTTGGGTTAAGCAACATGCCATTGGTTATACGCTTTTTAATGCCGATTTAAGCGTTATTAAATCGGACACTCTGTTTTATTCAAAAAAATATTCCATTAAATCGGTAAATGGCTTTGTTAAATCCGATTCGAACTTCATCATGGCCTATACCGTCAACACGGATCTGTATCTTAAAGAAATCAATTTGGACGGAGAAATTTTAAAATCTTATCACGGACAATGCGCTTATGAGGATGATCTGCAAATCACTTCCTCAGGTGGAGGAGAATTTTGGGTTTACACATCGTGGTCTGCACAAAAATTTTCTCATGATCTCCAGGCTTTGACGAACAAAATTGATCTTTCCGCCAACCTCTATTTGGTTTCTCCTTCCTCGCACTATTTAGTCAAAGACAAGACGACCTATCTATCCAGAGGCATCATTTTAAAGGAGCAGGATACCATTGCCGTGGAAAAAGAACTGGCTCCTTACGGACGCGCGTTTCAATGTGTTAACATTGATGCCGATCATTTTGCCTCCATTTTTGTCGAAGAATCAAAATTAAAATTCAGACTATTTAATTGGGAAGGACATTTCATCGCAGAAAAGACTGCTCCGGTTGATTCCACCTATTTTAGTCATGTAAAAAAATTCCAGTGCGTCGTGCATGATTCATTGCTTTATCTGGCCTGGAGTAATACCAGTCTGGATGTTACCGGTTACAATGTTTACGCCTACACTATGCCCGTGGATTTCGTAACAGATATTAAAAACAGCGCCGCCATTCCACAAACAACGATACTGGTTAACAATTACCCCAATCCTTTTAATGCTGAAACTACCTTCGAAATTAAACTACCCGGCAATGGTCTTACAACCGTTACCATATTTAATGTTTTAGGAAAAAAGGTAAAAACGCTGATCAAAAATGGATACAGGGAAAGATCGTTTAAACTGCGGTGGAACGGGAAGAATGATCTGGATATGCCCGTTTCTTCCGGGGTTTACATCTGTCAGGTTCAATACAAAGGACAGGTGGCGCACAAAAAATTGATCCTTCTAAAATAG
- a CDS encoding IS1182 family transposase has protein sequence MSFITYNRSQMNLFGYSVEDFARDDPKSRFVVELVSRLDLSALYSRYSSQGGDSYAPDMMLALWFYAYSNGITSTRKLEELCKYDTRYIYITGNQHPDHSTLSRFRKAHLDLLDQYFVEILLIAQAEGISSFNQIAIDGTKIKAHSSKRHGYTEDQLDKRIEKLRAEIKQYMQRCNFVEQGATDELDLETLRAEKERLERLEKEILERKAQLKERKKQLKSEHRSRHQINVKEPDARMMPSVDGPGYNAQLGVDMSSHLIVAHEVVSQPNDQGQFIPIQEQVEKNLGSDDKRSYTADSGYHNSTDLKELEEKQIDAVIADPQLSNRSIKETPTSKEELQKEERKLKRSDFVYHEQGDYYECPAGKKLFPVERNSERIVYRSNDCQDCPLINLCISSKKKVKQIHRSVNESYCERMAKKLQTSAAQERLKKRSVTVEPVFGNLKHNLGYRGFSLSGLNNVRSEFTLMCIGHNINVLFKNMLGKRLAAFITASQEKDDLLILFSKNILAFLILYFAQRLRMRKNYQYRRI, from the coding sequence ATGAGTTTTATTACTTATAATCGCTCACAAATGAATCTCTTTGGCTATAGTGTGGAAGATTTTGCCAGAGACGATCCAAAGAGTCGATTTGTAGTGGAGTTGGTTTCGCGCCTTGATTTAAGTGCACTTTATTCCCGTTATAGTTCGCAAGGCGGTGATTCTTATGCCCCAGACATGATGCTTGCCTTATGGTTTTATGCTTATAGTAACGGCATTACCAGCACCCGTAAGCTGGAGGAATTGTGTAAATATGATACGCGCTACATTTATATCACTGGGAATCAGCATCCGGATCATAGTACATTAAGTCGTTTTCGCAAGGCACATTTGGATTTATTAGACCAATATTTTGTAGAGATACTTTTAATTGCCCAGGCCGAAGGCATAAGTAGTTTCAACCAGATAGCCATAGATGGCACGAAAATCAAAGCGCACAGCAGTAAGCGTCATGGCTACACTGAGGATCAATTAGACAAACGTATAGAGAAGTTAAGAGCAGAGATCAAGCAATACATGCAGCGCTGTAATTTTGTAGAACAGGGGGCCACGGATGAATTAGATTTAGAAACTCTTCGAGCGGAGAAAGAACGGCTTGAGCGCTTAGAGAAAGAGATATTAGAACGTAAAGCCCAATTGAAAGAGCGTAAGAAACAGCTCAAATCAGAACATCGTTCAAGACATCAAATAAATGTAAAAGAGCCGGATGCCCGCATGATGCCTTCGGTGGATGGGCCGGGTTATAACGCACAATTAGGCGTAGATATGTCCAGTCATTTAATTGTAGCCCATGAAGTGGTAAGCCAGCCCAACGACCAGGGTCAATTCATACCGATCCAAGAACAAGTAGAGAAGAATCTTGGTTCAGATGATAAGCGATCTTACACGGCCGATTCCGGTTATCACAATAGCACAGACCTAAAAGAATTGGAAGAAAAGCAGATTGATGCCGTAATAGCCGATCCCCAGTTATCCAATCGTTCGATAAAGGAGACACCGACCTCCAAGGAAGAATTGCAAAAAGAAGAAAGAAAACTAAAACGAAGTGATTTTGTGTATCATGAACAGGGAGATTACTATGAATGTCCGGCGGGTAAGAAGCTTTTTCCAGTTGAGAGGAATAGCGAACGGATCGTATATCGTTCCAATGATTGTCAGGACTGTCCCTTAATTAATTTATGCATTTCCAGTAAAAAGAAAGTTAAGCAAATCCATCGTTCAGTTAATGAGAGTTATTGCGAACGTATGGCGAAAAAGTTACAAACTTCAGCGGCGCAGGAACGACTAAAAAAGCGTTCGGTGACAGTTGAACCTGTTTTTGGTAACTTGAAGCATAATTTAGGCTATCGTGGATTTTCCTTATCTGGTCTTAATAATGTTCGTAGTGAATTTACGTTAATGTGTATTGGGCATAATATTAATGTTCTATTTAAAAATATGTTAGGGAAACGTTTAGCAGCGTTTATAACAGCATCACAAGAAAAAGATGATCTATTAATTTTATTTTCAAAGAATATTTTGGCGTTTTTAATTCTATATTTTGCCCAACGCTTAAGAATGAGAAAAAATTATCAATATCGGAGAATATAA
- a CDS encoding S41 family peptidase has protein sequence MRLFSIIWLVIHLALADFAYSSNFIFPRTPAPSPDGQQIAFSFQGDIWIMPAAGGQARCITGNPGYDYAPKWSPDGRRIAFSSDRYGNDDVFVIDLDGGSLRRLTFFTNPDVVQQWSPDGQNILFGSRRDFYYHRNPLTYQVPVEGGTPFEVIPEYTQQGRLSPDGQFLLFVRGRVDVFRKGYRGSSNTDIFIYDFKKQTYRQLTEFEGNDLFPLWGLDGKLIYFVSERDGVMNLWQMNPDGSQKKQLTFFKEDGIRYPEISADGAWITFERLFDIYRFDVNSGRAQKIELQLPVDYVQNPYTYQKYSGEAREMAISADGKEIAFVIRGEIFVINKDGRFLNQITQSPWRDEDIDWYPGRDTLAFVSDRAGNRNIYLIYSDDPQQRALSRATRFKMERLTASPRDEFSPRFSPDGRWLAYVRGKGDLIVREMESGREKTVISGWSTPDFSWSPDGQWLAYSIEDEEFNRDVYLHHLESGKRYNISQHPDNDYAPAWSKDGRRLAFISRRIANNTDVWMVFLRKEDDRKTREEWEEYFSQLKEKKKGKKHRVQVKIDEPQKLFKRLRRVTSLPGSETEFCWSPDGQFVAFKTNSAGKSDLWKVKWDGSDLQALTRDGTAPFNLIWQAKNKRIYFLKRGGKIASISPEGKDAKSIKFSARLRVEKFQEQRQKFNEAWRTLNERFYDPQFHGADWQALYQKYFPAACNAPTLRDFNDIVRMMLGELNASHLGISPPKQERLITSGMLGVRFDAHYAGPGLKIKEIIPNGPCDAIEHPLQVGDVILKVRGYQVGTKNNLYAHLENRAGKLTELTVTTTLNDNPHERRVLVKPVTYSKFMELEYDRWREEKRTLVRQLSQGRLGYIHIRAMGLKSLEQFEMELYAEGHGKEGLIIDVRNNGGGWIADYLLNMLEIKNHAVTIPRDGGKGYPQSRRPLYAWTKPIAVLCNEYSYSNAEIFAHAIKTLKRGKVIGVPTGGLVISTGSISLIDGSAFRVPFRGWYVIDNMMNMENHGAVPDIIVKDLPGDVAAHKDRQLETAVQVLLKE, from the coding sequence ATGAGATTGTTCTCGATCATCTGGCTGGTTATTCATTTAGCCTTAGCGGATTTTGCTTATTCTTCTAATTTTATCTTTCCCAGAACGCCGGCGCCTTCGCCCGATGGCCAACAGATCGCCTTTTCATTTCAGGGCGATATCTGGATCATGCCGGCCGCAGGCGGGCAAGCGCGATGTATAACCGGAAATCCCGGCTACGATTACGCGCCCAAATGGTCGCCAGACGGACGTCGTATTGCCTTTTCTTCCGACCGCTACGGTAATGACGATGTCTTTGTGATCGATTTAGACGGCGGATCTCTCAGGCGTTTGACCTTCTTTACCAATCCGGATGTGGTGCAGCAATGGAGCCCCGACGGACAAAACATTCTCTTCGGTTCGCGCCGAGATTTTTATTACCATCGCAATCCGCTTACCTATCAGGTGCCTGTGGAGGGAGGCACGCCGTTCGAAGTAATCCCGGAATACACGCAGCAGGGAAGACTTTCGCCGGACGGGCAATTTCTGCTTTTTGTGCGCGGCCGGGTTGATGTGTTTCGCAAAGGGTACCGGGGCAGCAGCAACACCGATATTTTTATCTATGATTTTAAAAAACAAACCTATCGTCAATTAACGGAGTTTGAAGGCAACGACTTATTCCCGCTGTGGGGGCTGGATGGCAAGCTCATCTATTTTGTCAGCGAACGGGATGGCGTCATGAATCTGTGGCAGATGAACCCGGACGGTTCGCAAAAAAAACAGCTTACTTTCTTTAAGGAAGACGGCATTCGCTACCCTGAAATTTCGGCCGACGGCGCGTGGATTACCTTTGAACGATTGTTCGATATCTATCGCTTTGATGTGAACAGTGGTCGGGCGCAAAAAATAGAACTGCAACTGCCGGTGGATTATGTGCAGAATCCCTATACCTACCAGAAGTATTCTGGAGAGGCGCGTGAAATGGCCATCAGCGCGGACGGTAAAGAGATCGCCTTTGTCATCCGCGGAGAAATTTTTGTCATCAATAAAGATGGCCGGTTTTTAAATCAGATAACGCAATCTCCCTGGCGAGATGAGGATATTGACTGGTATCCGGGGCGGGATACGCTGGCCTTTGTGTCCGATCGGGCGGGGAACAGGAATATTTATTTAATCTACAGCGATGATCCGCAGCAGCGCGCTTTGAGCAGAGCAACGCGCTTTAAAATGGAACGATTGACCGCATCGCCTCGGGACGAGTTTTCGCCGCGCTTTTCACCGGACGGCAGGTGGCTGGCTTATGTGCGCGGCAAAGGGGATTTGATCGTCAGAGAGATGGAAAGCGGTCGGGAAAAAACAGTGATCTCCGGATGGTCAACGCCCGATTTTAGCTGGTCTCCAGATGGTCAGTGGCTGGCCTATTCTATTGAAGACGAGGAATTTAATCGGGATGTGTATTTGCACCACCTGGAAAGCGGCAAGCGCTACAATATTTCGCAACATCCGGATAATGACTACGCCCCGGCCTGGTCCAAAGACGGCCGGAGGCTGGCCTTTATCTCGCGAAGAATCGCCAACAACACCGATGTGTGGATGGTCTTTTTAAGAAAAGAAGACGATCGCAAAACAAGAGAGGAGTGGGAAGAATATTTTTCGCAGCTGAAAGAGAAAAAGAAGGGCAAAAAACACCGTGTACAGGTAAAGATCGATGAACCGCAAAAACTTTTTAAACGCTTGCGCCGCGTAACGTCGCTGCCTGGTAGCGAAACGGAGTTCTGCTGGTCGCCGGACGGTCAGTTTGTGGCCTTTAAAACCAATTCCGCCGGCAAAAGCGATTTATGGAAGGTGAAATGGGACGGCAGTGATTTACAAGCGTTAACACGCGATGGAACCGCGCCGTTCAATCTCATCTGGCAGGCTAAAAATAAGCGCATCTATTTTCTTAAACGTGGGGGAAAGATCGCCTCTATTTCCCCGGAAGGGAAAGACGCTAAAAGCATCAAATTTTCTGCCCGATTGCGCGTCGAAAAATTTCAGGAGCAGCGACAAAAATTCAATGAAGCCTGGCGCACATTGAACGAACGTTTTTACGATCCTCAGTTTCACGGCGCGGACTGGCAGGCTCTTTACCAGAAATATTTCCCTGCGGCCTGTAATGCGCCCACCTTGCGTGATTTTAATGACATTGTGCGCATGATGCTGGGAGAACTAAACGCTTCGCACCTGGGCATCTCTCCTCCAAAACAGGAGAGATTGATAACCAGCGGCATGTTAGGCGTTCGCTTTGATGCCCATTATGCCGGCCCGGGTTTGAAAATTAAAGAAATCATTCCCAACGGCCCCTGCGACGCCATCGAACATCCGCTGCAGGTTGGCGACGTGATTCTAAAAGTCAGGGGATATCAGGTGGGAACAAAAAACAATTTGTACGCCCATCTGGAAAACAGGGCGGGCAAATTAACAGAATTGACAGTAACAACCACATTGAATGACAATCCCCATGAACGGCGCGTCCTGGTAAAACCCGTCACCTATAGCAAATTTATGGAACTGGAATATGACCGCTGGAGAGAAGAGAAGCGGACGCTGGTGCGCCAACTCAGCCAGGGAAGACTGGGCTACATCCATATCCGAGCCATGGGCCTGAAAAGCCTGGAACAGTTCGAAATGGAATTGTACGCCGAAGGTCATGGAAAAGAAGGGTTGATTATTGACGTGCGCAACAACGGCGGCGGCTGGATTGCCGATTACCTGTTAAATATGCTGGAGATTAAAAATCACGCTGTAACCATTCCGCGCGACGGCGGAAAGGGCTACCCGCAATCACGAAGGCCGCTCTATGCCTGGACCAAACCGATTGCCGTGCTTTGCAATGAATATTCCTACTCCAACGCCGAAATTTTTGCCCATGCTATTAAAACTTTAAAGCGCGGAAAGGTGATCGGCGTGCCGACTGGCGGGCTGGTTATCAGCACGGGCAGCATCAGCCTGATCGATGGTTCGGCGTTTCGCGTTCCGTTCCGCGGTTGGTACGTGATCGACAATATGATGAATATGGAAAATCACGGCGCTGTGCCGGATATCATCGTAAAAGATTTGCCAGGCGATGTGGCGGCTCACAAAGATCGCCAGCTTGAAACAGCGGTGCAGGTTTTGTTAAAAGAATAA
- a CDS encoding NfeD family protein: MALWHIWIILGIILFIVEIFTPGFLLATFGIGCLIAAIPAALELHFLWQILTFSVATFLSFLVVRPLYLKLIFPKQQQIPTNVDALIGKEGVVIQPIDNLQNQGRVKVGGEDWKALSKSGEALAQNTVVKIVAIDGVKLIVEPLQKNGQ, from the coding sequence ATGGCACTCTGGCATATCTGGATCATTCTGGGCATCATACTTTTCATTGTAGAAATTTTTACGCCCGGATTTTTGCTGGCCACCTTTGGCATCGGCTGTTTAATTGCCGCCATTCCGGCCGCCCTTGAATTACACTTTTTATGGCAGATTTTAACCTTTTCGGTAGCCACATTTTTATCTTTTCTGGTCGTGCGTCCCCTGTACTTAAAATTAATATTTCCCAAGCAACAACAAATTCCCACCAATGTGGATGCGCTCATCGGAAAGGAGGGGGTGGTAATCCAGCCCATCGACAATCTGCAAAATCAAGGTCGTGTCAAGGTCGGCGGGGAAGACTGGAAGGCGCTCTCCAAAAGCGGAGAAGCGCTGGCTCAAAACACCGTGGTTAAAATCGTAGCTATCGATGGCGTTAAACTAATCGTCGAGCCGCTCCAAAAAAATGGGCAATGA
- a CDS encoding SPFH domain-containing protein: MEFATFILIVFAIFIIVFAIKGLVMVQQAQVIVVERLGKFHRLLGSGIHIIWPIIEQARKIEWKYVKVLPSGEQVVVHKSINRIDLRETVYDFPRQSVITKDNVVIEINALLYFQITDPKKAVYEIVNLPDAIEKLTQTTLRNVIGELDLDETLSSRDTINQKLRSILDEATDKWGVKVNRVELQDINPPRDIKEAMEKQMRAERDRRAIILQAEGEKRSRILEAEGIREAQIQKANGEKEAKILEAEGEAQAKIKVAQAEAKAIELITNTIKESGGNPSQYLIAIKYIETLREMVSGKDNKVVYLPIEATGVLSSLGGIKEMLTK, translated from the coding sequence ATGGAGTTTGCAACCTTTATTTTGATCGTTTTCGCTATTTTTATCATCGTGTTTGCCATTAAAGGATTGGTGATGGTTCAACAGGCGCAGGTCATTGTCGTAGAACGATTGGGAAAATTTCATCGTTTGTTGGGCAGCGGGATTCATATTATCTGGCCGATTATTGAGCAGGCGCGCAAAATCGAATGGAAGTACGTAAAGGTGCTACCATCCGGCGAGCAGGTGGTGGTGCACAAATCGATTAACCGCATTGATTTACGGGAAACGGTTTACGATTTTCCAAGGCAATCGGTTATTACCAAAGACAATGTAGTGATCGAGATTAATGCCCTGCTTTATTTTCAAATCACCGACCCCAAGAAGGCCGTGTACGAAATCGTCAACCTGCCTGACGCCATCGAAAAACTGACGCAAACCACGCTGCGTAATGTAATAGGCGAACTGGACCTGGATGAAACTCTCTCCTCGCGCGACACCATCAATCAAAAATTGCGCTCGATTTTGGACGAGGCAACCGACAAATGGGGCGTGAAGGTCAATCGCGTGGAATTACAGGACATTAATCCCCCGCGGGACATCAAAGAGGCAATGGAAAAACAGATGCGCGCCGAACGCGATCGCCGGGCCATTATTTTGCAGGCCGAAGGCGAAAAACGTTCACGCATTCTGGAGGCAGAAGGAATCAGAGAAGCGCAGATTCAAAAAGCCAACGGCGAAAAAGAAGCTAAAATTCTTGAAGCGGAAGGCGAAGCCCAGGCTAAAATTAAGGTGGCTCAGGCCGAGGCCAAAGCGATCGAATTGATTACCAATACCATCAAAGAAAGCGGGGGCAATCCCTCGCAGTATTTGATCGCCATTAAATACATCGAAACCTTAAGAGAAATGGTCAGCGGTAAAGACAATAAAGTGGTTTACCTGCCCATCGAGGCAACCGGCGTGTTAAGCTCATTGGGCGGCATTAAGGAGATGTTGACAAAATAG